From a single Nitrogeniibacter mangrovi genomic region:
- the dnaJ gene encoding molecular chaperone DnaJ, with the protein MANKRDYYEVLGVNRDVDEADLKKAYRKLAMKYHPDRNPGNAEAEEHFKEVKEAYEVLSDGDKRAAYDQYGHAGVDPSMGAGPGARGFDGFADAFSDIFGDIFGGGGRGGRSNVYRGADLRYNLEISLEEAARGAEKTIRIPTQEHCDACSGSGAKPGTQAKPCPTCGGAGQVRIQQGFFSIQQTCPKCHGSGSYIPEPCTTCHGAGRVKKQKTLEVKIPAGIDDGMRLRHGGHGEPGINGGPAGDLYVEIHIRAHSVFQRDGDDLHCEMPINFVTAALGGEIEIPTLDGMARIKIPPETQTGKVFRLRGKGIKNVRSHVQGDLMCHVLVETPVKLTDRQKELLEEFNTIALENADRQNPKAKSWMDKVKEFFQ; encoded by the coding sequence ATGGCCAACAAGCGTGATTATTACGAAGTGCTGGGCGTCAATCGCGACGTCGACGAAGCGGACCTGAAGAAGGCCTATCGCAAGCTGGCGATGAAATACCACCCGGACCGCAATCCGGGCAATGCCGAGGCGGAGGAACACTTCAAAGAAGTCAAGGAAGCCTACGAGGTGCTGTCCGACGGGGACAAGCGCGCCGCCTATGACCAATACGGCCACGCCGGCGTGGATCCGAGCATGGGCGCCGGGCCCGGCGCGCGGGGCTTCGACGGCTTCGCCGACGCCTTCAGCGATATCTTCGGCGACATCTTCGGCGGCGGCGGCCGCGGCGGGCGGTCGAACGTCTACCGTGGCGCGGACCTGCGCTACAACCTCGAAATCTCCCTGGAAGAGGCGGCCCGCGGCGCCGAGAAGACCATCCGCATCCCGACCCAGGAACATTGCGACGCCTGTAGCGGTTCGGGCGCCAAGCCCGGCACCCAGGCCAAGCCCTGCCCCACCTGCGGTGGCGCCGGCCAGGTCCGCATTCAGCAGGGTTTCTTCTCGATCCAGCAGACCTGCCCGAAATGCCACGGGTCGGGTTCGTACATTCCCGAACCGTGCACCACCTGCCATGGCGCCGGCCGGGTGAAGAAGCAGAAGACGCTGGAAGTCAAGATTCCGGCGGGCATCGACGACGGCATGCGCCTGCGTCACGGCGGCCATGGCGAGCCGGGCATCAATGGCGGCCCCGCCGGCGATCTCTACGTGGAGATCCACATCCGCGCGCACTCGGTGTTCCAGCGCGACGGCGACGACCTGCATTGCGAAATGCCGATCAACTTCGTCACCGCGGCGCTCGGTGGCGAGATCGAGATTCCCACCCTCGACGGCATGGCCCGCATCAAGATCCCGCCCGAGACTCAGACCGGCAAGGTCTTCCGCCTGCGTGGCAAGGGCATCAAGAACGTGCGCAGCCATGTCCAGGGCGATCTGATGTGCCACGTGCTGGTGGAGACGCCGGTCAAGCTCACCGACCGCCAGAAGGAGCTGCTGGAGGAATTCAACACCATCGCGCTCGAGAATGCCGACCGGCAGAACCCGAAAGCGAAGTCGTGGATGGACAAGGTCAAGGAGTTCTTCCAATAG